From Ovis aries strain OAR_USU_Benz2616 breed Rambouillet chromosome 21, ARS-UI_Ramb_v3.0, whole genome shotgun sequence, a single genomic window includes:
- the SNX15 gene encoding sorting nexin-15 isoform X3, which yields MSRQAKDDFLRHYTVSDPRTHPKGYTEYKVTAQFISKRDPEDVKEVVVWKRYSDFRKLHGDLAYTHRNLFRRLEEFPAFPRAQVFGRFEASVIEERRKGAEDLLRFTVHIPALNNSPQLKEFFRGGEMTRPSEVSRDLHILPPPLIPTPPPDEPRAQPHETWLPQPLPAERRGLEELEVPADPPPSSPAQEALDLLFNCGSIEEASSSSARGPLTEAELALFDPFSKEEGAGPSPTHIGELAALEAESGRPDQEPWEPGGQAEEDDEGGEPTPAYLSQATELITQALRDEKAGAYPAALQGYRDGVHILLQGVSGDPSPARREGVKKKAAEYLKRAEEILHLHLS from the exons ATGTCCCGGCAGGCGAAAGACGACTTCCTGCGACACTACACAGTCTCCGACCCCCGGACCCACCCCAAGGGCTACACTGAATACAAAGTGACGGCGCAG TTCATCTCAAAGAGGGACCCGGAGGATGTCAAAGAG GTGGTGGTCTGGAAGCGGTACAGTGACTTCCGAAAGCTGCATGGAGACCTGGCCTACACCCACCGCAACCTCTTCCGCCGCCTCGAGGAGTTCCCAGCCTTCCCCCGCGCCCAGGTGTTTG GCCGGTTTGAAGCCTCGGTGATTGAGGAGCGGCGGAAGGGGGCCGAGGACTTGCTTCGCTTCACTGTGCACATCCCCGCGCTTAACAACAGCCCCCAACTCAAGGAGTTCTTCCGG GGTGGGGAGATGACACGGCCCTCCGAGGTGTCCAGAGACCTGCACATCCTGCCCCCACCTCTGATTCCCACACCACCGCCTGATGAGCCCCGGGCCCAGCCTCATGAGACCTGGTTGCCCCAGCCGCTTCCTGCAGAGAGAAGGGGCCTTGAGGAGTTGGAGGTGCCAG CGGACCCGCCACCATCCAGCCCTGCTCAGGAGGCCTTGGATCTCCTCTTTAACTGTGGGAGCATCGAGGAGGCATCCAGTTCCTCTGCCCGAGGCCCCCTCACCGAGGCTGAGCTTGCCCTGTTCGACCCCTTCTCCAAGGAAG AAGGTGCAGGACCCAGTCCTACCCACATAGGGGAGCTGGCAGCATTGGAGGCAGAATCTGGAAGGCCGGACCAGGAACCCTGGGAGCCAGGCGGACAAGCAGAGGAGGACGACGAGGGAGGAGAGCCCACCCCTGCCTATCTGAGCCAAGCCACAGAACTCATCACCCAGGCCCTACGGGACGAGAAGGCAGGCGCCTACCCTGCTGCTTTGCAAGGCTACCGGGACGGTGTGCACATCCTGCTCCAGGGAGTTTCTG GTGACCCATCACCTGCCCGCCGAGAGGGTGTGAAGAAGAAGGCAGCTGAGTACCTGAAGCGGGCAGAGGAAATCCTACACCTGCATCTGTCCTAA
- the SAC3D1 gene encoding SAC3 domain-containing protein 1: MPGYELPVGTCLDMCPAAERTQREKERRLHRFEVAPGCRGDRPRADPQRAVKEYSRPAAGKIRPPPSQLRPPSVLLATVRYLASEVAERTDASCAEVASFVADRLRAVRLDLALQSASDVETALVLESALAVLLAVVARLGPSATHGPVDPMLLQAQVQESFGSLRRCYALGAGPHPRQATFQGLFLLYNLGSVEALHEVLQLPAALRSCPALRTALAVDSAFREGNAARLFRLLRMLPYLQSCAVQCHVGRARRGALARLARALSTSKGQTLPLGFMVHLLALDGPKEARDLCQAHGLPLDGQERVVFLRGRYTEEGLPPAGTCQILVGNKLGGRTLEDVVMAEEEDEAVDRPVTEI, translated from the exons ATGCCCGGCTACGAGCTGCCCGTGGGCACGTGCCTGGACATGTGTCCGGCCGCCGAGCGCACACAGCGCGAAAAGGAGCGCCGCCTGCACCGCTTCGAAGTGGCGCCGGGCTGCCGCGGGGACCGGCCCCGAGCCGACCCGCAGCGCGCGGTGAAGGAGTACAGCCGGCCGGCCGCCGGGAAGATCCGGCCCCCGCCGAGTCAACTTCGTCCGCCGTCCGTGCTGCTGGCCACTGTGCGCTACCTGGCCAGCGAGGTGGCCGAGCGCACTGATGCGTCCTGCGCGGAGGTGGCCAGCTTCGTGGCGGACCGGTTGCGCGCGGTGCGGCTGGACTTGGCCCTGCAAAGCGCGAGCGACGTCGAGACGGCGTTGGTGCTGGAATCGGCTCTGGCCGTGCTACTGGCCGTGGTGGCGCGGCTCGGACCCAGCGCGACGCACGGGCCAGTAGACCCAATGTTGCTGCAAGCCCAGGTCCAGGAGAGCTTCGGTTCTCTTCGCCGCTGCTACGCGCTGGGCgccggcccccacccccgccaggccACCTTCCAGGGCCTCTTTCTGCTGTATAACCTGG GCTCCGTAGAGGCCCTCCACGAAGTTCTGCAGCTGCCTGCAGCTCTGCGTTCCTGCCCGGCCCTGCGCACCGCCCTGGCAGTTGACTCCGCCTTCCGGGAAGGCAATGCCGCCCGCCTCTTTCGCCTGCTCCGGATGCTGCCCTACCTTCAGAGCTGCGCTGTGCAGTGCCACGTGGGCCGTGCCCGCCGGGGAGCCCTGGCCCGCCTTGCTCGTGCGCTCAGCACCTCCAAGGGCCAGACCTTGCCCCTGGGCTTCATGGTCCACCTGCTGGCCCTGGATGGGCCCAAGGAGGCACGGGACCTGTGCCAGGCCCACGGACTACCCTTAGATGGACAGGAGAGAGTGGTGTTCCTGAGGGGTCGTTACACTGAGGAGGGGCTGCCACCTGCCGGGACCTGCCAGATACTGGTGGGGAACAAACTTGGAGGGCGCACTCTGGAAGACGTGGTCATGGCAGAGGAGGAAGATGAGGCTGTGGACAGACCCGTGACCGAGATATGA
- the SNX15 gene encoding sorting nexin-15 isoform X1, protein MDCSLLGSSIHGIFQTRAKDDFLRHYTVSDPRTHPKGYTEYKVTAQFISKRDPEDVKEVVVWKRYSDFRKLHGDLAYTHRNLFRRLEEFPAFPRAQVFGRFEASVIEERRKGAEDLLRFTVHIPALNNSPQLKEFFRGGEMTRPSEVSRDLHILPPPLIPTPPPDEPRAQPHETWLPQPLPAERRGLEELEVPADPPPSSPAQEALDLLFNCGSIEEASSSSARGPLTEAELALFDPFSKEEGAGPSPTHIGELAALEAESGRPDQEPWEPGGQAEEDDEGGEPTPAYLSQATELITQALRDEKAGAYPAALQGYRDGVHILLQGVSGDPSPARREGVKKKAAEYLKRAEEILHLHLS, encoded by the exons atggactgcagcctactaggctcctccatccatggcattttccagacaagg GCGAAAGACGACTTCCTGCGACACTACACAGTCTCCGACCCCCGGACCCACCCCAAGGGCTACACTGAATACAAAGTGACGGCGCAG TTCATCTCAAAGAGGGACCCGGAGGATGTCAAAGAG GTGGTGGTCTGGAAGCGGTACAGTGACTTCCGAAAGCTGCATGGAGACCTGGCCTACACCCACCGCAACCTCTTCCGCCGCCTCGAGGAGTTCCCAGCCTTCCCCCGCGCCCAGGTGTTTG GCCGGTTTGAAGCCTCGGTGATTGAGGAGCGGCGGAAGGGGGCCGAGGACTTGCTTCGCTTCACTGTGCACATCCCCGCGCTTAACAACAGCCCCCAACTCAAGGAGTTCTTCCGG GGTGGGGAGATGACACGGCCCTCCGAGGTGTCCAGAGACCTGCACATCCTGCCCCCACCTCTGATTCCCACACCACCGCCTGATGAGCCCCGGGCCCAGCCTCATGAGACCTGGTTGCCCCAGCCGCTTCCTGCAGAGAGAAGGGGCCTTGAGGAGTTGGAGGTGCCAG CGGACCCGCCACCATCCAGCCCTGCTCAGGAGGCCTTGGATCTCCTCTTTAACTGTGGGAGCATCGAGGAGGCATCCAGTTCCTCTGCCCGAGGCCCCCTCACCGAGGCTGAGCTTGCCCTGTTCGACCCCTTCTCCAAGGAAG AAGGTGCAGGACCCAGTCCTACCCACATAGGGGAGCTGGCAGCATTGGAGGCAGAATCTGGAAGGCCGGACCAGGAACCCTGGGAGCCAGGCGGACAAGCAGAGGAGGACGACGAGGGAGGAGAGCCCACCCCTGCCTATCTGAGCCAAGCCACAGAACTCATCACCCAGGCCCTACGGGACGAGAAGGCAGGCGCCTACCCTGCTGCTTTGCAAGGCTACCGGGACGGTGTGCACATCCTGCTCCAGGGAGTTTCTG GTGACCCATCACCTGCCCGCCGAGAGGGTGTGAAGAAGAAGGCAGCTGAGTACCTGAAGCGGGCAGAGGAAATCCTACACCTGCATCTGTCCTAA
- the SNX15 gene encoding sorting nexin-15 isoform X2: MDAKDDFLRHYTVSDPRTHPKGYTEYKVTAQFISKRDPEDVKEVVVWKRYSDFRKLHGDLAYTHRNLFRRLEEFPAFPRAQVFGRFEASVIEERRKGAEDLLRFTVHIPALNNSPQLKEFFRGGEMTRPSEVSRDLHILPPPLIPTPPPDEPRAQPHETWLPQPLPAERRGLEELEVPADPPPSSPAQEALDLLFNCGSIEEASSSSARGPLTEAELALFDPFSKEEGAGPSPTHIGELAALEAESGRPDQEPWEPGGQAEEDDEGGEPTPAYLSQATELITQALRDEKAGAYPAALQGYRDGVHILLQGVSGDPSPARREGVKKKAAEYLKRAEEILHLHLS; encoded by the exons atggac GCGAAAGACGACTTCCTGCGACACTACACAGTCTCCGACCCCCGGACCCACCCCAAGGGCTACACTGAATACAAAGTGACGGCGCAG TTCATCTCAAAGAGGGACCCGGAGGATGTCAAAGAG GTGGTGGTCTGGAAGCGGTACAGTGACTTCCGAAAGCTGCATGGAGACCTGGCCTACACCCACCGCAACCTCTTCCGCCGCCTCGAGGAGTTCCCAGCCTTCCCCCGCGCCCAGGTGTTTG GCCGGTTTGAAGCCTCGGTGATTGAGGAGCGGCGGAAGGGGGCCGAGGACTTGCTTCGCTTCACTGTGCACATCCCCGCGCTTAACAACAGCCCCCAACTCAAGGAGTTCTTCCGG GGTGGGGAGATGACACGGCCCTCCGAGGTGTCCAGAGACCTGCACATCCTGCCCCCACCTCTGATTCCCACACCACCGCCTGATGAGCCCCGGGCCCAGCCTCATGAGACCTGGTTGCCCCAGCCGCTTCCTGCAGAGAGAAGGGGCCTTGAGGAGTTGGAGGTGCCAG CGGACCCGCCACCATCCAGCCCTGCTCAGGAGGCCTTGGATCTCCTCTTTAACTGTGGGAGCATCGAGGAGGCATCCAGTTCCTCTGCCCGAGGCCCCCTCACCGAGGCTGAGCTTGCCCTGTTCGACCCCTTCTCCAAGGAAG AAGGTGCAGGACCCAGTCCTACCCACATAGGGGAGCTGGCAGCATTGGAGGCAGAATCTGGAAGGCCGGACCAGGAACCCTGGGAGCCAGGCGGACAAGCAGAGGAGGACGACGAGGGAGGAGAGCCCACCCCTGCCTATCTGAGCCAAGCCACAGAACTCATCACCCAGGCCCTACGGGACGAGAAGGCAGGCGCCTACCCTGCTGCTTTGCAAGGCTACCGGGACGGTGTGCACATCCTGCTCCAGGGAGTTTCTG GTGACCCATCACCTGCCCGCCGAGAGGGTGTGAAGAAGAAGGCAGCTGAGTACCTGAAGCGGGCAGAGGAAATCCTACACCTGCATCTGTCCTAA